In the genome of Dioscorea cayenensis subsp. rotundata cultivar TDr96_F1 chromosome 1, TDr96_F1_v2_PseudoChromosome.rev07_lg8_w22 25.fasta, whole genome shotgun sequence, one region contains:
- the LOC120260754 gene encoding protein argonaute 1B-like isoform X1 — MASQFMASDCAKKSSLSNGIIMVRKTRVEPSGSEEGSGSQEPGGIGRTQRPVLQQQGGGRGGRGWIPANPQQPYHGGRGGGFYQVRGSGPQTHGGMAQPQQGARPPTEYQVRGRGQQRGGMTQQQYHGGHRGGGQMTGGLGGGPSVAGPSRPSVPELHQATQAPYPAAPSSLSIAGPSQSPMMTAVQVTEHIESLSLKDEVPTSQASQQVVPVAPSSRSMRFPLRPGKGSNGTKCVVKANHFFAELPDKDLHQYDVSITPEVTSRGVNRAVMRQLIALYQESHLGGRLPAYDGRKSLYTAGPLPFSSKEFKITLIDEDDGSGMERRQRQFNVVIKFAARADLHHLQLFLDGKHAEAPQEALQVLDIVLRELPNQRYTPVGRSFYSANLGRKQPLGEGLESWRGFYQSIRPTQMGLSLNIDMSSTAFIEPLPVIEFVAQLLNRDVSARPLSDSDRVKIKKALRGIKVEVTHRGNMRRKYRISGLTPQATRELTFPVDERGTMKSVVQYFQETYGFPIQHTTWPCLQVGNQQRPNYLPMEVCKIVEGQRYSKRLNERQITALLKVTCQRPHQRELDIIQTVQHNEYGSDRYAQEFGIKISDKLASVEARILPAPRLKYNDTGREKDVLPKIGQWNMMNKKMVNGGRVNNWICINFARNVQDNVARSFCYELAQMCQISGMDFFLEPVLPPLTAHPEQVERALKARYHDAMLRLQPQGKDLDLLIAILPDNNGSLYGDLKRICETDLGLVSQCCLTKHVFKMSKQYLANVALKINVKVGGRNTVLMDALTRRIPLVSDRPTIIFGADVTHPHPGEDSSPSIAAVVASQDWPEITKYAGLVSAQAHRQELIQDLFRVWQDPKRGSVSGGMIRDLLISFKMATGQKPQRIIFYRDGVSEGQFYQVLLHELDAIRKACASLEPNYQPPVTFVVVQKRHHTRLFANNHADQRSVDRSGNILPGTVVDSKICHPTEFDFYLCSHAGIQGTSRPAHYHVLWDENKFSADELQSLTNNLCYTYARCTRSVSIVPPAYYAHLAAFRARFYMEPDTSDSGSMSSAAAGRATPGGGAPRATRVPGGTIRPLPALKDNVKRVMFYC; from the exons GCATCATCATGGTGAGAAAGACAAGAGTTGAGCCTTCTGGATCCGAGGAGGGCTCTGGGTCTCAGGAACCTGGTGGCATTGGCAGGACTCAACGCCCGGTTCTACAGCAACAGGGGGGTGGTAGAGGGGGGCGGGGTTGGATTCCTGCCAACCCTCAGCAGCCTTACCATGGTGGTCGGGGTGGAGGTTTCTACCAAGTTCGTGGTAGTGGACCTCAGACTCATGGGGGAATGGCCCAACCGCAACAAGGTGCTCGTCCCCCTACTGAATATCAAGTCCGTGGAAGGGGTCAACAGAGAGGTGGGATGACACAACAGCAATACCATGGGGGACACAGGGGTGGTGGCCAGATGACAGGTGGGCTTGGAGGTGGACCTTCTGTTGCTGGTCCATCCAGGCCGTCGGTTCCCGAGCTGCACCAAGCAACCCAAGCTCCATATCCTGCTGCCCCGTCATCATTATCAATAGCTGGCCCATCGCAATCACCAATGATGACTGCTGTTCAGGTGACGGAACATATTGAAAGTCTTTCTCTTAAGGATGAAGTTCCCACCAGCCAGGCAAGTCAGCAGGTGGTTCCAGTGGCTCCTTCAAGCAGATCTATGAGATTTCCACTGCGTCCTGGCAAGGGTAGCAATGGCACCAAATGTGTGGTGAAAGCAAACCATTTTTTTGCTGAGCTACCTGATAAAGACCTTCACCAGTATGAT GTTTCAATTACCCCTGAAGTCACTTCACGCGGAGTGAACCGTGCTGTCATGAGGCAACTAATTGCCCTATACCAAGAGTCCCATTTGGGTGGCCGCCTTCCGGCTTATGATGGTAGAAAAAGTCTATATACAGCTGGTCCGTTGCCATTTTCCTCTAAGGAGTTCAAAATTACTTTAATTGACGAGGATGATGGTTCTGGAATGGAAAG GCGCCAGAGGCAGTTCAATGTTGTGATTAAATTTGCTGCACGAGCTGATCTTCACCATTTACAGCTATTTTTGGATGGGAAGCATGCAGAAGCCCCCCAGGAAGCCCTTCAAGTTCTTGACATTGTGCTGCGGGAATTACCTAACCAAAG ATACACGCCTGTTGGCCGGTCCTTTTATTCAGCTAATCTGGGAAGAAAGCAGCCTCTTGGTGAAGGTTTAGAAAGTTGGCGTGGCTTCTACCAAAGTATTCGGCCAACACAAATGGGCCTGTCGCTGAATATTG atATGTCATCCACTGCTTTTATTGAGCCATTGCCAGTCATTGAGTTTGTTGCCCAGCTACTGAATAGGGATGTCTCAGCTAGACCATTATCTGATTCTGATCGTGTGAAG ATAAAGAAGGCTCTTAGAGGCATCAAAGTTGAGGTTACACATCGGGGTAATATGCGCCGAAAGTATCGCATTTCTGGTTTAACACCGCAAGCAACAAGAGAGCTGAC TTTCCCAGTTGATGAAAGAGGCACTATGAAGTCTGTTGTGCAATATTTTCAAGAGACTTACGGTTTTCCCATTCAACATACAACTTGGCCTTGCCTGCAAGTTGGTAATCAACAGAGACCAAATTATCTGCCTATGGAG GTGTGTAAGATAGTGGAAGGGCAAAGGTATTCTAAGAGATTAAATGAGAGGCAGATCACTGCTCTTCTCAAGGTTACATGTCAGCGCCCTCATCAGCGTGAACTTGACATCATACAG ACTGTGCAACATAATGAGTATGGAAGTGACCGTTATGCTCAGGAGTTTGGGATTAAAATTAGTGATAAACTTGCATCAGTTGAGGCCCGGATTTTGCCTGCCCCAAGA CTGAAATACAATGACACCGGTAGGGAGAAGGATGTCTTGCCCAAAATTGGTCAATGGAATATGATGAATAAG AAAATGGTGAATGGCGGACGAGTGAACAACTGGATATGCATCAATTTTGCAAGGAATGTTCAAGATAATGTTGCCCGTAGCTTTTGTTATGAGCTAGCGCAGATGTGCCAAATATCTGGCATG gatttctttttggaaccaGTGCTTCCACCACTAACTGCGCATCCTGAGCAGGTGGAGAGAGCTCTGAAAGCACGCTATCATGATGCAATGCTCAGACTCCAACCTCAGGGAAAAGATCTTGATTTGTTGATTGCAATATTGCCGGACAACAATGGTTCCCTTTATG GGGATCTTAAGCGAATTTGTGAGACTGATCTTGGGTTGGTCTCACAATGTTGTTTGACTAAACATGTATTCAAGATGAGCAAGCAGTACTTGGCAAATGTTGCGCTAAAGATAAATGTGAAG GTTGGGGGCAGGAACACGGTGCTTATGGATGCACTGACGCGAAGAATACCACTGGTCAGTGATAGACCAACAATTATATTTGGTGCTGATGTTACGCATCCTCATCCCGGAGAGGACTCCAGTCCTTCCATTGCAGCG GTTGTTGCTTCTCAAGATTGGCCTGAGATCACCAAATATGCTGGGTTAGTTTCTGCTCAGGCACATCGTCAAGAACTGATTCAAGATCTGTTTAGAGTTTGGCAAGATCCCAAACGAGGAAGTGTCTCTGGTGGAATGATTAG GGACCTTCTCATATCCTTCAAAATGGCAACTGGTCAAAAGCCTCAGAGAATTATATTTTACAG AGATGGTGTTAGTGAGGGACAGTTTTATCAAGTGTTACTTCATGAACTGGATGCAATTAGAAAG GCTTGTGCTTCCCTGGAACCTAATTACCAGCCACCCGTAACTTTTGTGGTGGTGCAAAAGCGTCACCACACTAGGCTTTTCGCCAACAACCATGCAGATCAGCGCTCAGTTGACAGAAGTGGAAATATACTGCCTG GTACTGTTGTTGATTCCAAGATCTGCCATCCAACCGAGTTTGACTTTTATCTGTGCAGCCATGCAGGCATACAG GGTACAAGTCGTCCTGCTCATTACCATGTTCTCTGGGATGAGAACAAATTCAGTGCTGATGAACTCCAGTCACTGACCAACAACCTTTGCTACAC TTATGCTCGGTGCACCCGTTCTGTTTCCATAG TGCCTCCAGCCTACTACGCCCATCTGGCAGCTTTCCGTGCCCGTTTCTATATGGAGCCAGACACTTCTGATAGTGGCTCTATGTCAAGCGCTGCAGCTGGACGTGCCACTCCCGGCGGCGGTGCACCCCGTGCAACCCGTGTGCCGGGTGGTACCATAAGGCCCCTTCCAGCTTTGAAAGATAATGTTAAGAGGGTTATGTTTTATTGTTAA
- the LOC120260754 gene encoding protein argonaute 1B-like isoform X2, whose product MVRKTRVEPSGSEEGSGSQEPGGIGRTQRPVLQQQGGGRGGRGWIPANPQQPYHGGRGGGFYQVRGSGPQTHGGMAQPQQGARPPTEYQVRGRGQQRGGMTQQQYHGGHRGGGQMTGGLGGGPSVAGPSRPSVPELHQATQAPYPAAPSSLSIAGPSQSPMMTAVQVTEHIESLSLKDEVPTSQASQQVVPVAPSSRSMRFPLRPGKGSNGTKCVVKANHFFAELPDKDLHQYDVSITPEVTSRGVNRAVMRQLIALYQESHLGGRLPAYDGRKSLYTAGPLPFSSKEFKITLIDEDDGSGMERRQRQFNVVIKFAARADLHHLQLFLDGKHAEAPQEALQVLDIVLRELPNQRYTPVGRSFYSANLGRKQPLGEGLESWRGFYQSIRPTQMGLSLNIDMSSTAFIEPLPVIEFVAQLLNRDVSARPLSDSDRVKIKKALRGIKVEVTHRGNMRRKYRISGLTPQATRELTFPVDERGTMKSVVQYFQETYGFPIQHTTWPCLQVGNQQRPNYLPMEVCKIVEGQRYSKRLNERQITALLKVTCQRPHQRELDIIQTVQHNEYGSDRYAQEFGIKISDKLASVEARILPAPRLKYNDTGREKDVLPKIGQWNMMNKKMVNGGRVNNWICINFARNVQDNVARSFCYELAQMCQISGMDFFLEPVLPPLTAHPEQVERALKARYHDAMLRLQPQGKDLDLLIAILPDNNGSLYGDLKRICETDLGLVSQCCLTKHVFKMSKQYLANVALKINVKVGGRNTVLMDALTRRIPLVSDRPTIIFGADVTHPHPGEDSSPSIAAVVASQDWPEITKYAGLVSAQAHRQELIQDLFRVWQDPKRGSVSGGMIRDLLISFKMATGQKPQRIIFYRDGVSEGQFYQVLLHELDAIRKACASLEPNYQPPVTFVVVQKRHHTRLFANNHADQRSVDRSGNILPGTVVDSKICHPTEFDFYLCSHAGIQGTSRPAHYHVLWDENKFSADELQSLTNNLCYTYARCTRSVSIVPPAYYAHLAAFRARFYMEPDTSDSGSMSSAAAGRATPGGGAPRATRVPGGTIRPLPALKDNVKRVMFYC is encoded by the exons ATGGTGAGAAAGACAAGAGTTGAGCCTTCTGGATCCGAGGAGGGCTCTGGGTCTCAGGAACCTGGTGGCATTGGCAGGACTCAACGCCCGGTTCTACAGCAACAGGGGGGTGGTAGAGGGGGGCGGGGTTGGATTCCTGCCAACCCTCAGCAGCCTTACCATGGTGGTCGGGGTGGAGGTTTCTACCAAGTTCGTGGTAGTGGACCTCAGACTCATGGGGGAATGGCCCAACCGCAACAAGGTGCTCGTCCCCCTACTGAATATCAAGTCCGTGGAAGGGGTCAACAGAGAGGTGGGATGACACAACAGCAATACCATGGGGGACACAGGGGTGGTGGCCAGATGACAGGTGGGCTTGGAGGTGGACCTTCTGTTGCTGGTCCATCCAGGCCGTCGGTTCCCGAGCTGCACCAAGCAACCCAAGCTCCATATCCTGCTGCCCCGTCATCATTATCAATAGCTGGCCCATCGCAATCACCAATGATGACTGCTGTTCAGGTGACGGAACATATTGAAAGTCTTTCTCTTAAGGATGAAGTTCCCACCAGCCAGGCAAGTCAGCAGGTGGTTCCAGTGGCTCCTTCAAGCAGATCTATGAGATTTCCACTGCGTCCTGGCAAGGGTAGCAATGGCACCAAATGTGTGGTGAAAGCAAACCATTTTTTTGCTGAGCTACCTGATAAAGACCTTCACCAGTATGAT GTTTCAATTACCCCTGAAGTCACTTCACGCGGAGTGAACCGTGCTGTCATGAGGCAACTAATTGCCCTATACCAAGAGTCCCATTTGGGTGGCCGCCTTCCGGCTTATGATGGTAGAAAAAGTCTATATACAGCTGGTCCGTTGCCATTTTCCTCTAAGGAGTTCAAAATTACTTTAATTGACGAGGATGATGGTTCTGGAATGGAAAG GCGCCAGAGGCAGTTCAATGTTGTGATTAAATTTGCTGCACGAGCTGATCTTCACCATTTACAGCTATTTTTGGATGGGAAGCATGCAGAAGCCCCCCAGGAAGCCCTTCAAGTTCTTGACATTGTGCTGCGGGAATTACCTAACCAAAG ATACACGCCTGTTGGCCGGTCCTTTTATTCAGCTAATCTGGGAAGAAAGCAGCCTCTTGGTGAAGGTTTAGAAAGTTGGCGTGGCTTCTACCAAAGTATTCGGCCAACACAAATGGGCCTGTCGCTGAATATTG atATGTCATCCACTGCTTTTATTGAGCCATTGCCAGTCATTGAGTTTGTTGCCCAGCTACTGAATAGGGATGTCTCAGCTAGACCATTATCTGATTCTGATCGTGTGAAG ATAAAGAAGGCTCTTAGAGGCATCAAAGTTGAGGTTACACATCGGGGTAATATGCGCCGAAAGTATCGCATTTCTGGTTTAACACCGCAAGCAACAAGAGAGCTGAC TTTCCCAGTTGATGAAAGAGGCACTATGAAGTCTGTTGTGCAATATTTTCAAGAGACTTACGGTTTTCCCATTCAACATACAACTTGGCCTTGCCTGCAAGTTGGTAATCAACAGAGACCAAATTATCTGCCTATGGAG GTGTGTAAGATAGTGGAAGGGCAAAGGTATTCTAAGAGATTAAATGAGAGGCAGATCACTGCTCTTCTCAAGGTTACATGTCAGCGCCCTCATCAGCGTGAACTTGACATCATACAG ACTGTGCAACATAATGAGTATGGAAGTGACCGTTATGCTCAGGAGTTTGGGATTAAAATTAGTGATAAACTTGCATCAGTTGAGGCCCGGATTTTGCCTGCCCCAAGA CTGAAATACAATGACACCGGTAGGGAGAAGGATGTCTTGCCCAAAATTGGTCAATGGAATATGATGAATAAG AAAATGGTGAATGGCGGACGAGTGAACAACTGGATATGCATCAATTTTGCAAGGAATGTTCAAGATAATGTTGCCCGTAGCTTTTGTTATGAGCTAGCGCAGATGTGCCAAATATCTGGCATG gatttctttttggaaccaGTGCTTCCACCACTAACTGCGCATCCTGAGCAGGTGGAGAGAGCTCTGAAAGCACGCTATCATGATGCAATGCTCAGACTCCAACCTCAGGGAAAAGATCTTGATTTGTTGATTGCAATATTGCCGGACAACAATGGTTCCCTTTATG GGGATCTTAAGCGAATTTGTGAGACTGATCTTGGGTTGGTCTCACAATGTTGTTTGACTAAACATGTATTCAAGATGAGCAAGCAGTACTTGGCAAATGTTGCGCTAAAGATAAATGTGAAG GTTGGGGGCAGGAACACGGTGCTTATGGATGCACTGACGCGAAGAATACCACTGGTCAGTGATAGACCAACAATTATATTTGGTGCTGATGTTACGCATCCTCATCCCGGAGAGGACTCCAGTCCTTCCATTGCAGCG GTTGTTGCTTCTCAAGATTGGCCTGAGATCACCAAATATGCTGGGTTAGTTTCTGCTCAGGCACATCGTCAAGAACTGATTCAAGATCTGTTTAGAGTTTGGCAAGATCCCAAACGAGGAAGTGTCTCTGGTGGAATGATTAG GGACCTTCTCATATCCTTCAAAATGGCAACTGGTCAAAAGCCTCAGAGAATTATATTTTACAG AGATGGTGTTAGTGAGGGACAGTTTTATCAAGTGTTACTTCATGAACTGGATGCAATTAGAAAG GCTTGTGCTTCCCTGGAACCTAATTACCAGCCACCCGTAACTTTTGTGGTGGTGCAAAAGCGTCACCACACTAGGCTTTTCGCCAACAACCATGCAGATCAGCGCTCAGTTGACAGAAGTGGAAATATACTGCCTG GTACTGTTGTTGATTCCAAGATCTGCCATCCAACCGAGTTTGACTTTTATCTGTGCAGCCATGCAGGCATACAG GGTACAAGTCGTCCTGCTCATTACCATGTTCTCTGGGATGAGAACAAATTCAGTGCTGATGAACTCCAGTCACTGACCAACAACCTTTGCTACAC TTATGCTCGGTGCACCCGTTCTGTTTCCATAG TGCCTCCAGCCTACTACGCCCATCTGGCAGCTTTCCGTGCCCGTTTCTATATGGAGCCAGACACTTCTGATAGTGGCTCTATGTCAAGCGCTGCAGCTGGACGTGCCACTCCCGGCGGCGGTGCACCCCGTGCAACCCGTGTGCCGGGTGGTACCATAAGGCCCCTTCCAGCTTTGAAAGATAATGTTAAGAGGGTTATGTTTTATTGTTAA